From a single Sporosarcina oncorhynchi genomic region:
- a CDS encoding Fur family transcriptional regulator, translated as MESRIERIKKQLHGASYKLTPQREATVMVLLENEEDHLSAEDVFLLVKEKAPEIGLATVYRTLELLTELKIVDKINFGDGVSRYDLRTEGASRFHHHLICIECGKVAEIQEDLLGDVEKIVESRYGFNVKDHWLTFHGICQNCKTSGTNNEK; from the coding sequence ATGGAAAGCCGGATTGAACGGATCAAGAAGCAATTGCACGGGGCCAGCTATAAGTTGACGCCTCAGCGGGAAGCTACGGTCATGGTCCTTCTGGAAAACGAGGAAGATCATTTAAGTGCTGAAGATGTGTTTTTACTCGTAAAAGAGAAGGCACCGGAAATAGGACTTGCGACAGTCTATCGTACATTGGAATTATTAACAGAACTTAAAATTGTCGATAAGATAAATTTTGGCGACGGTGTATCCCGATATGATTTGCGAACTGAAGGGGCATCGCGTTTCCATCATCACCTCATCTGTATCGAGTGCGGAAAAGTTGCTGAAATCCAAGAAGACCTTTTAGGGGACGTTGAGAAAATTGTCGAAAGTCGTTATGGCTTCAATGTAAAAGACCATTGGTTAACATTCCATGGTATTTGTCAAAACTGTAAAACGTCAGGAACAAACAATGAAAAGTGA
- a CDS encoding aldo/keto reductase, translating into MKKRELGNSGMFVSELGLGCMSLPENPTEAKNIIDAAFEADINFFDTADLYASGNNESIVGEALKGRRDKVILSTKVGNRRIPGQDGWTWDPSKHHIIEAVKGSLKRLGTDYIDLYQLHGGTMEDDADEVIDAFDSLKKEGLIRQYGISSIRPNVIRRFLEKSTAVSVMMQYSMLDRRPEEWFSSIQKHNTSILTRGTLAKGLLTAEGIGRLKKANGFAEFGNVELQETLKIIHHQFEDVHASAIAFNLHNEAVASAIVGASSTGQLLDSIIAYEKNVDSKMLDDISAALVIHQYTEHRP; encoded by the coding sequence ATGAAAAAAAGAGAGCTGGGAAACAGCGGCATGTTTGTATCGGAACTTGGACTAGGCTGTATGTCTTTACCTGAAAATCCAACTGAAGCAAAAAATATTATTGATGCAGCATTCGAGGCAGATATCAATTTCTTTGATACAGCTGACTTATATGCATCGGGAAATAACGAGTCAATCGTCGGAGAAGCTTTAAAGGGAAGACGTGATAAAGTCATTCTGTCTACGAAAGTAGGAAACCGGAGAATTCCGGGTCAGGATGGATGGACTTGGGATCCTTCCAAGCATCATATAATAGAAGCTGTAAAAGGCAGTTTAAAACGGCTAGGCACTGATTATATCGATTTATATCAACTACACGGCGGCACAATGGAGGACGATGCGGATGAGGTGATTGATGCATTCGACAGCTTAAAAAAGGAAGGGCTCATTCGCCAATACGGAATCTCTTCTATCCGACCGAATGTTATCAGACGCTTCTTGGAAAAGAGTACGGCTGTATCAGTCATGATGCAATACAGTATGCTTGATCGCAGGCCAGAAGAATGGTTCTCTTCTATACAAAAGCATAATACATCCATATTAACCCGTGGCACATTGGCAAAAGGCTTGTTAACAGCTGAAGGAATTGGAAGACTGAAAAAAGCGAACGGATTTGCGGAATTCGGAAACGTCGAACTCCAAGAAACGTTAAAAATCATTCATCACCAATTCGAAGATGTCCATGCTTCTGCTATCGCATTCAATCTACACAATGAGGCTGTTGCGTCGGCAATAGTTGGAGCAAGTTCAACAGGTCAACTTTTAGATTCGATTATCGCCTATGAGAAAAATGTCGATTCAAAGATGCTAGATGACATTTCCGCTGCTTTGGTCATTCATCAATATACGGAACATCGTCCGTAA
- a CDS encoding aspartyl-phosphate phosphatase Spo0E family protein, with translation MKIVTKRLLSLMIQIKRSQMMKKATDQGFTHPEVVAYSQELDTLLNRYQDIA, from the coding sequence ATGAAAATAGTAACTAAACGTCTTTTATCTTTAATGATCCAAATAAAAAGATCCCAAATGATGAAGAAAGCGACTGACCAAGGTTTTACACATCCAGAAGTCGTCGCATACAGCCAAGAACTTGACACGTTATTAAACCGATATCAAGATATAGCGTAA
- a CDS encoding NUDIX hydrolase: protein MNRFEEKTISSTNVYKGRVIELRLEEVELPDGNHALRELIDHPGAVAVLAITDDNKIVFVEQYRKALNRSIIEIPAGKIEPGEDKELTAIRELEEETGYGSRAFTYIQSFATSPGFANEIIHIYLARDLYKVENPAPGDEDEFIRILECTIEEAKQMVQEEQIYDAKTAFAILYAEKLLDF, encoded by the coding sequence ATGAATCGATTTGAAGAAAAAACAATTTCATCAACGAATGTCTATAAAGGCAGAGTAATCGAACTAAGACTAGAAGAGGTGGAGTTGCCAGATGGTAATCATGCTTTAAGGGAGCTAATTGATCATCCCGGAGCTGTCGCGGTCCTCGCCATTACTGATGATAATAAAATCGTATTTGTAGAGCAATACAGAAAAGCATTAAATCGTTCCATAATCGAGATTCCCGCCGGTAAAATTGAACCGGGGGAAGATAAAGAGTTGACCGCTATCCGTGAGCTTGAAGAGGAGACCGGTTATGGATCACGTGCATTCACATACATACAATCGTTTGCCACATCACCAGGATTTGCGAATGAAATCATTCATATTTACTTGGCTCGTGATTTGTACAAAGTAGAGAATCCCGCTCCTGGTGATGAGGACGAATTTATCCGCATCCTTGAATGCACTATAGAAGAGGCAAAACAAATGGTTCAGGAAGAACAAATCTATGATGCTAAAACAGCCTTTGCGATTTTGTATGCTGAAAAACTTCTCGATTTTTGA
- the xerD gene encoding site-specific tyrosine recombinase XerD, protein MKDARFALEDYVHFLKIERQLSQNTIFSYKRDLDNYIDAMEKNGLQTISQIDRSAILNHLHRMKEEGKSSRTIARHISSIRSFHQFMLREKVSTEDPTVHLEMPKLEQKLPEVLSISEVDKLISIPEEGKPQGKRDIALLELLYGTGMRVSELIGLNMDDVHISMGFVRVFGKGGKERIIPLGGGAVKACSVYTRDARPSFVANKPGTDAFFVNMRGSRLTRQGCWKILRGYAVKAGIHKELTPHILRHSFATHLIENGADIRAVQEMLGHADISTTQIYTHVSKSRLKDVYVKFHPRA, encoded by the coding sequence ATGAAGGATGCCCGATTTGCATTGGAAGATTACGTGCACTTTCTGAAAATCGAACGTCAACTATCTCAAAATACTATTTTCTCCTATAAACGTGATCTCGATAATTATATTGATGCGATGGAAAAGAATGGTTTACAAACAATTTCACAAATTGACAGATCTGCAATACTGAATCATTTGCACCGCATGAAAGAAGAGGGTAAGTCGTCGCGAACGATTGCCAGGCATATCTCTTCAATCCGTTCATTTCATCAGTTCATGTTGCGTGAGAAAGTTTCGACTGAAGATCCTACTGTTCATTTGGAAATGCCGAAACTTGAACAAAAACTCCCGGAAGTTCTATCTATTTCGGAAGTGGACAAACTTATTTCGATTCCTGAAGAAGGCAAGCCTCAAGGTAAACGTGACATAGCACTTTTAGAACTGTTGTACGGCACAGGGATGCGCGTCAGTGAGCTAATTGGTTTGAATATGGATGATGTCCACATTTCCATGGGGTTTGTGAGGGTCTTTGGAAAAGGCGGCAAAGAACGAATCATTCCACTAGGTGGCGGAGCAGTGAAAGCGTGTTCAGTGTATACAAGAGATGCACGACCGAGCTTTGTTGCCAATAAACCCGGTACAGACGCCTTTTTTGTGAATATGAGAGGATCAAGGTTGACCCGTCAAGGATGTTGGAAAATACTTAGAGGATATGCAGTGAAAGCGGGTATACATAAAGAATTGACTCCACATATCTTACGTCATTCTTTTGCAACCCATCTGATTGAAAACGGAGCCGATATACGGGCGGTTCAGGAAATGCTCGGACATGCGGACATTTCCACTACTCAGATTTACACCCATGTCAGCAAGTCTAGACTGAAAGATGTATATGTGAAATTCCATCCGCGCGCATGA
- a CDS encoding IS4 family transposase gives MTTSQTTQLLEQLFESIQPTRVDEIAKETGFIKRKRLVTASDFLALLFQFHGNFAGCSIQELCSKLVIEQDILISRTALDKKFTPEAALFLRRLVQEILHHQFLEHVPTHSSADPFPFLSIRVLDATAIEVPDHLKKRAVKTEQESVKIQYEYDILSGKTTFLDIDFQRVNDTRKGAERLAYINDHDLCLQDLGYFSFEQFGQMQENGGFFITKLRNDAYLAFKNPFPAYHQNGKVVQSSLYQRIDLVKLCENLEPGEYLELEGVHFGRDSHFPARCIVFSHDETQRQHRLKKIHRRTTKSGKKPKKVVSDLAGITVYMTNLPESIPAKKLVELYRLRWHVELCFKTWKSYLGVDQFKVMKKERWLCHLYGTLLAIIISQLIAYQLRNVIWDEEQLEISEMIAVRTVAIEFLPKLYRIFIHKKRALKDFLCLAIRLLIKTARKPKSSKGTALQRLQFN, from the coding sequence ATGACTACATCTCAGACAACTCAACTTCTTGAACAGCTTTTTGAAAGTATCCAACCAACACGTGTAGATGAAATTGCGAAGGAAACAGGTTTTATTAAAAGAAAGCGTCTCGTTACTGCAAGTGATTTTCTTGCCCTACTCTTTCAATTTCACGGGAACTTTGCAGGATGTTCTATTCAGGAACTCTGTTCAAAACTAGTCATTGAACAAGATATCCTGATCAGTAGAACTGCCCTAGATAAGAAGTTTACCCCAGAAGCCGCACTGTTTCTTCGACGCCTTGTCCAAGAGATTCTACATCATCAGTTCCTAGAACACGTTCCTACTCATTCTTCTGCAGACCCGTTCCCATTTCTAAGCATCCGCGTGCTTGATGCGACAGCTATCGAAGTACCAGATCATTTGAAAAAACGAGCCGTTAAAACAGAGCAGGAATCTGTGAAAATTCAATATGAGTACGATATCTTGTCAGGTAAAACTACGTTCTTAGATATTGATTTCCAACGTGTGAATGATACAAGAAAGGGTGCTGAACGTTTAGCTTACATCAACGACCATGATTTATGTTTGCAAGATTTGGGGTATTTCAGTTTTGAACAATTTGGCCAGATGCAGGAAAACGGAGGCTTTTTTATCACGAAGCTAAGAAATGATGCCTATCTGGCATTCAAAAACCCTTTTCCTGCTTATCATCAAAACGGAAAAGTGGTTCAAAGTAGCCTGTATCAACGAATTGACCTGGTAAAGCTTTGTGAAAATCTAGAACCTGGTGAATATTTGGAGCTTGAGGGAGTTCATTTTGGTAGGGACTCCCATTTTCCAGCCCGTTGTATTGTGTTTTCACACGATGAAACTCAACGGCAGCACCGCTTAAAAAAAATTCACCGGCGTACTACCAAATCCGGAAAGAAACCTAAGAAAGTTGTAAGTGACCTGGCGGGCATAACAGTTTATATGACAAATCTGCCTGAATCCATTCCCGCAAAAAAGTTGGTAGAATTATATCGTTTGAGATGGCACGTCGAACTATGTTTTAAAACATGGAAATCCTACCTCGGTGTGGATCAATTCAAGGTGATGAAGAAAGAACGGTGGCTCTGTCATCTTTATGGAACACTTCTAGCAATCATCATCAGCCAACTGATAGCTTATCAACTGCGTAATGTCATTTGGGATGAAGAACAGTTGGAAATCAGCGAGATGATCGCCGTACGCACTGTAGCCATAGAATTCTTGCCGAAGTTATATCGAATCTTTATCCACAAAAAGAGGGCGTTGAAGGACTTTTTGTGTCTGGCAATCAGGCTACTCATCAAAACTGCCCGAAAACCAAAGTCATCCAAAGGAACAGCCCTTCAACGCCTTCAATTCAATTAG
- a CDS encoding exodeoxyribonuclease III encodes MKLISWNVNGLRACVKKGFLDYFHDQNADIFCVQETKLQNGQIDLKLTGYHQYWNYAVKKGYSGTAVFTKEKPLTVRYGVGDLEMEDEGRILTLEFPQFYLVNVYAPNAQRDLARLPFRLDWETRMRAYLVKLDAVKPVILCGDLNVAHKEIDIRNFKTNYGNSGFTVEERVELTALLDEGFIDTYRVFYPEREGAYTWWSYMTKVRERNIGWRIDYFIASERLRRKITGVDIHCAVMGSDHCPIVLEMDLSE; translated from the coding sequence ATGAAGCTAATATCGTGGAATGTGAATGGTTTACGTGCTTGCGTAAAAAAAGGGTTTCTTGACTATTTTCATGATCAGAATGCTGATATTTTCTGCGTTCAGGAGACGAAATTGCAAAATGGACAAATTGATCTAAAACTTACTGGTTATCATCAATATTGGAATTACGCTGTGAAGAAAGGGTATTCAGGCACCGCAGTTTTCACAAAAGAGAAACCGTTAACGGTTAGGTATGGTGTAGGTGACTTGGAGATGGAAGACGAAGGAAGAATACTGACATTGGAGTTTCCGCAATTTTATCTTGTGAATGTATATGCACCTAATGCGCAAAGAGATTTGGCAAGGTTGCCCTTTAGATTGGACTGGGAAACAAGAATGAGAGCGTATCTAGTTAAATTGGACGCAGTGAAGCCGGTGATTCTATGCGGTGATCTAAATGTTGCTCACAAGGAGATCGATATTAGGAATTTTAAAACGAATTATGGTAACTCCGGCTTTACAGTCGAGGAGCGAGTGGAGTTGACGGCTCTACTAGATGAAGGTTTCATTGATACATATCGTGTTTTTTATCCCGAACGTGAAGGAGCTTATACATGGTGGTCCTATATGACCAAAGTTCGCGAGCGCAATATTGGATGGAGAATTGATTATTTTATCGCTTCCGAAAGATTGAGGCGAAAAATAACTGGTGTAGACATACATTGTGCGGTTATGGGAAGTGATCACTGCCCAATTGTGCTGGAAATGGATCTCAGCGAATAA
- a CDS encoding PfkB family carbohydrate kinase, which translates to MNEREKAVIELIKANPYLSQQEMADALQVPRPTLANLISGLTKRGKITGRAYILAEEKEIVCIGGANIDRKFHLYENTQLGTSNPAEMSVSVGGVARNIGENLGRLNHHVRLLTVAGNDSDWEMIVQESAAFMDVSDAGMLIGQSTGSYSAVLDPAGELVIAMANMNVYDSLSTEYIEEKSRIISNSSMIIIDLNCPKDTVTAVKSIAETNGIPLTIIPVSSPKMNRMPVDLKGVSWFICNRDEAETYTGQTIDNDEDWKEAVHKLLEFGAENIVVTAGPKGVMAASKGSDAKRFKAVEPTAIEDVTGAGDAFVSGVLHGYLQGADLEDSIQTGLHNAAKTLECSFTVRPELTKERLTTEMEEYK; encoded by the coding sequence TTGAATGAAAGAGAAAAAGCGGTCATTGAATTGATCAAAGCCAACCCTTATCTATCGCAGCAGGAAATGGCAGATGCGTTGCAAGTCCCAAGGCCAACGCTTGCGAATCTAATTTCAGGTTTGACGAAGCGCGGGAAAATAACTGGACGAGCTTATATCCTTGCAGAAGAGAAAGAAATCGTTTGCATTGGCGGTGCAAATATCGATCGGAAATTCCATTTGTATGAAAATACACAATTGGGGACATCCAACCCAGCTGAAATGAGTGTGTCAGTAGGTGGTGTAGCCCGCAATATCGGAGAGAATCTTGGGCGGCTAAATCACCATGTTCGATTATTAACTGTTGCAGGCAATGATTCGGATTGGGAAATGATCGTACAGGAATCGGCTGCTTTCATGGACGTCTCAGATGCCGGAATGTTAATCGGGCAGTCCACAGGCTCCTACTCGGCTGTTTTAGATCCCGCAGGAGAACTAGTAATTGCTATGGCGAACATGAATGTGTATGATTCGCTGTCAACAGAGTATATTGAAGAAAAATCCAGAATTATATCAAATTCTTCGATGATCATCATCGATCTCAATTGTCCGAAAGACACAGTTACCGCTGTTAAGTCCATTGCAGAGACAAATGGAATACCATTAACGATCATTCCTGTATCCTCTCCAAAGATGAACCGCATGCCGGTAGATTTGAAAGGTGTATCCTGGTTCATATGCAATCGAGACGAAGCTGAGACGTATACAGGTCAAACGATTGACAACGATGAAGATTGGAAAGAAGCCGTGCATAAATTATTAGAATTTGGTGCGGAAAACATTGTTGTTACAGCCGGACCTAAAGGTGTTATGGCTGCCTCTAAAGGTAGCGATGCAAAGCGGTTCAAAGCAGTCGAACCGACAGCTATCGAAGATGTGACAGGAGCAGGAGATGCATTTGTATCTGGTGTGCTGCATGGCTATTTGCAAGGCGCAGATCTGGAAGATAGTATACAAACAGGTTTGCACAATGCTGCTAAAACACTTGAATGTTCATTTACCGTACGACCTGAATTGACAAAAGAGCGTTTAACTACAGAAATGGAGGAATACAAATGA
- a CDS encoding pseudouridine-5'-phosphate glycosidase encodes MKKYLSYSAEVQEAMSTGKPIVALESTIISHGMPYPQNVKTAREVEQIIRDNGAVPATIALIDGEIKIGLSDDELEMFGNSQGVAKASRRDLGYLLATKQLGATTVAATMICADLAGIRIFVTGGIGGVHRGAETTMDISADLEELAQTDVAVICAGAKSILDIGLTLEYLETKGVPVVGYGTDMLPAFYTPESEFTVNFRADNPEAVADMLRVKWDLQLKGGAVIANPIRKEDAIEKEFIDNIIQQALTEAHNNGIKGKDVTPFMLGKVKELTEGRSLDANIALVKNNAVIGAQIAVAFNA; translated from the coding sequence ATGAAAAAATATCTATCCTATTCAGCAGAAGTCCAAGAAGCAATGAGCACAGGGAAACCGATAGTTGCTTTAGAGTCAACAATCATATCACATGGTATGCCATATCCTCAGAACGTGAAAACTGCTAGAGAAGTTGAACAAATTATTCGAGATAATGGTGCTGTACCCGCTACGATTGCACTAATCGATGGTGAGATTAAAATTGGTCTATCTGACGACGAACTTGAGATGTTCGGAAATAGCCAAGGAGTTGCGAAAGCATCCCGTAGAGATCTTGGCTATCTACTAGCGACTAAACAGCTAGGGGCAACTACTGTTGCAGCAACGATGATTTGTGCAGATCTTGCAGGTATTCGTATTTTTGTAACAGGAGGAATCGGTGGAGTTCACCGTGGGGCTGAAACGACAATGGATATTTCAGCAGATTTGGAAGAACTCGCGCAAACCGATGTTGCAGTGATTTGTGCAGGTGCTAAATCCATTTTAGATATCGGGTTGACGCTCGAATATCTTGAAACAAAAGGTGTTCCTGTTGTTGGATATGGAACAGACATGTTGCCGGCATTCTATACGCCGGAAAGTGAGTTTACTGTCAATTTCCGTGCTGATAATCCCGAAGCGGTAGCGGATATGCTCCGAGTTAAATGGGATCTTCAATTGAAGGGTGGAGCTGTCATTGCCAATCCTATTCGGAAAGAAGATGCGATTGAAAAGGAATTCATTGACAATATCATTCAGCAAGCTTTGACTGAAGCACATAATAACGGCATCAAAGGAAAAGATGTCACACCTTTCATGCTTGGTAAAGTGAAAGAATTGACAGAAGGGCGCAGTTTGGATGCGAATATTGCATTGGTTAAGAATAATGCAGTAATTGGAGCACAAATTGCTGTAGCTTTTAACGCATAA
- the deoB gene encoding phosphopentomutase: MEQKNFKRVHLIVLDSVGIGEAPDAEQFGDLGADTLGHIGEAMGGLKMPHMGRLGLSNIKEIQGISPDENPIGLFGKMQEASVGKDTMTGHWEMMGLNIDKPFKVYPNGFPQELIDELETRTGRKVIGNKPASGTAIIQELGEEHMKTGAIIVYTSADPVLQIAAHEGIIPIEEQYEICEIAREITLQPEFLVGRVIARPFVGEPGNFIRTTNRHDYALKPFDRTVMNEMKDAGFDVLAVGKIADIFNGEGVTESVRTVSNMDGVDKLLEVMKSDFHGMSFTNLVDFDALYGHRRDPIGYGNALQDFDERLPEIMQALREDDLLIITADHGNDPVHSGTDHTREFVPLLIYSPSFKKGGSMPLRKTFSDLGATIADNFAVKMPQFGESFLCSLIEKV, encoded by the coding sequence ATGGAACAGAAAAATTTCAAACGGGTACATTTAATTGTTTTGGATTCTGTAGGAATCGGTGAAGCACCTGATGCAGAGCAATTCGGTGATCTAGGAGCTGATACCCTTGGTCATATAGGTGAAGCAATGGGCGGCTTGAAAATGCCACATATGGGTCGTCTAGGCTTGTCGAACATTAAAGAAATCCAAGGCATTTCGCCTGATGAAAATCCGATTGGCCTCTTCGGGAAAATGCAGGAAGCATCTGTCGGAAAAGATACAATGACAGGTCATTGGGAGATGATGGGGCTTAATATTGATAAGCCGTTTAAAGTCTATCCGAATGGATTCCCACAGGAGTTAATCGATGAATTGGAAACTCGTACGGGCAGGAAAGTCATTGGCAATAAACCAGCAAGTGGTACTGCAATTATCCAGGAACTTGGTGAAGAACATATGAAGACTGGTGCAATCATCGTATACACATCTGCTGATCCCGTGCTTCAGATTGCAGCACATGAGGGAATTATCCCGATTGAAGAACAATATGAAATCTGTGAAATCGCAAGGGAAATCACTTTGCAGCCTGAATTTCTGGTAGGTCGTGTCATTGCCAGACCGTTTGTGGGAGAACCGGGTAACTTTATCCGTACGACTAATCGTCATGATTATGCATTAAAGCCATTTGATAGGACAGTCATGAATGAAATGAAGGATGCCGGATTCGATGTCTTGGCTGTAGGGAAAATCGCTGATATCTTCAACGGAGAAGGCGTCACGGAATCAGTACGTACTGTGAGCAATATGGATGGAGTAGATAAACTGCTGGAAGTTATGAAATCTGACTTTCACGGTATGAGTTTTACGAATCTTGTTGATTTCGACGCATTATACGGTCACCGAAGAGATCCAATCGGTTATGGTAATGCATTGCAAGATTTTGATGAACGTCTGCCTGAAATTATGCAGGCACTACGGGAGGATGATTTGCTTATCATCACTGCAGATCATGGGAATGACCCGGTCCATAGTGGAACCGATCACACCCGTGAATTCGTTCCGCTGCTCATCTATTCACCATCATTTAAAAAAGGTGGCTCAATGCCGTTGCGTAAGACATTCTCTGATTTAGGAGCGACAATTGCTGATAACTTTGCTGTCAAAATGCCGCAATTCGGAGAAAGTTTTTTATGTTCATTAATTGAAAAGGTGTGA
- a CDS encoding branched-chain amino acid aminotransferase, whose protein sequence is MSRHPIQIKLSEGKKEKPDPTTLVFGRNFTDHMFVADFDEGRGWHSHRIVPYAPVTLDPASIVLHYGQTVFEGMKAYKSDDGSVRLFRPEENMKRMNMSLDRLCMPRINEEQALHALTQLIQIEKDWIPTTWGTSLYIRPFVIANEAFLGVAPAKKYQFYIILSPVGSYYKEGIHPIRILVENEFVRAVKGGTGGAKTAGNYASGLKAQQVADQKGYSQVMWLDGVERKYVEEVGSMNIFFKINGEVITPAINGSILEGITRKSILQLLRHWNIPVFERKISIDEIKEAYENGVLEEVFGTGTAAVISPVGELNWDGYKMIVNDNMTGPLAKQLFDTLSNIQNGKEMDPFGWVLQLNNEIAKLA, encoded by the coding sequence ATGAGCAGACACCCCATCCAGATTAAACTTAGTGAAGGAAAAAAAGAAAAACCCGACCCGACTACACTTGTTTTCGGTAGAAATTTCACGGATCATATGTTTGTTGCAGATTTTGATGAAGGAAGGGGCTGGCACAGTCACCGAATTGTTCCATATGCTCCAGTCACGTTGGATCCGGCATCTATCGTATTGCATTATGGACAGACGGTATTCGAAGGAATGAAAGCTTATAAATCAGATGATGGATCGGTCAGACTTTTTCGTCCTGAAGAGAATATGAAACGGATGAACATGTCTTTAGATCGACTTTGCATGCCACGGATAAATGAAGAACAGGCATTGCATGCTCTTACTCAATTAATCCAGATTGAAAAAGATTGGATTCCCACTACTTGGGGCACATCCTTATATATACGACCATTTGTAATCGCCAATGAAGCATTTCTAGGAGTAGCACCTGCCAAGAAATATCAATTTTACATTATTCTATCGCCAGTAGGCTCTTACTACAAAGAAGGAATTCATCCGATTCGAATTCTAGTTGAAAATGAATTTGTGCGAGCAGTAAAGGGAGGTACAGGAGGCGCAAAAACGGCTGGCAACTATGCCTCAGGTCTAAAAGCTCAACAAGTGGCCGATCAGAAAGGTTATTCGCAAGTCATGTGGCTCGATGGAGTAGAGCGGAAATATGTCGAAGAAGTAGGAAGCATGAACATATTCTTCAAGATAAATGGAGAAGTTATCACACCAGCCATAAATGGTAGTATTTTAGAAGGCATCACACGCAAGTCCATCTTACAGCTTTTACGACATTGGAATATACCGGTATTTGAAAGAAAGATTTCCATAGATGAAATAAAAGAAGCTTATGAGAATGGTGTATTGGAAGAAGTATTTGGTACAGGAACCGCTGCTGTCATCTCTCCTGTTGGTGAGTTGAATTGGGACGGATATAAAATGATTGTCAACGATAATATGACTGGCCCATTGGCAAAACAGCTGTTTGACACACTTTCAAATATTCAAAATGGCAAAGAAATGGATCCGTTTGGTTGGGTTCTTCAACTGAATAATGAAATCGCAAAACTCGCGTAA
- a CDS encoding NAD(P)/FAD-dependent oxidoreductase: MERVIIIGGGILGASAAYHLAKLDVEVLLIDRHDRGQATDAAAGIICPWLSQRRNKPWYALAKAGASYYPQLIQQLTEDGETETGYRKVGAVSLHTDIGKLKKIKERALERRKDAPEIGEVALLNESETQAKFPLLAPQYSSVQVKGAARVDGRALRDALLNGAKKYGAEIIQGDAKLLLEENKIEGVCVNGTVYLTEKIIIAAGAWAPELFSSFGLDVHVKAQKAQILHFREDSKDTSKWPVVIPPNDQYILAFDDGKIVAGATHEDDKGFDVRPTVSGIHEVLDKALEIAPGLSEAAVEEIRIGLRPFTPGFLPIFGPVPQYPRILFANGLGASGLTVGPFIGRQLAHIIVGLPTDIDIANYKVDESFSKSVE, translated from the coding sequence ATGGAGCGTGTAATCATTATTGGAGGAGGAATCCTTGGTGCCTCCGCAGCTTATCATTTAGCGAAATTAGATGTTGAAGTGTTGTTAATCGACAGGCATGATAGAGGACAAGCGACCGACGCGGCAGCAGGAATTATTTGCCCATGGTTATCTCAACGGCGTAACAAACCCTGGTATGCGCTTGCAAAAGCTGGGGCATCCTATTATCCCCAACTTATACAACAACTAACTGAGGATGGGGAAACGGAAACGGGTTATCGTAAAGTCGGTGCAGTAAGTTTACATACTGATATTGGAAAACTGAAAAAGATAAAGGAGCGTGCATTGGAACGTAGAAAGGATGCACCGGAAATAGGGGAAGTAGCATTATTAAACGAAAGTGAAACACAAGCTAAATTCCCGCTTTTGGCTCCACAATATTCATCTGTTCAAGTGAAGGGAGCTGCAAGGGTTGACGGTCGTGCCTTGCGTGACGCCCTACTAAACGGCGCCAAAAAATACGGAGCGGAAATTATCCAAGGGGATGCGAAGCTTTTATTGGAAGAGAATAAGATTGAAGGTGTGTGTGTTAATGGAACCGTGTACCTGACTGAGAAAATCATCATAGCAGCGGGTGCATGGGCGCCCGAGTTGTTTTCTTCATTTGGCTTGGATGTACATGTGAAAGCACAAAAAGCCCAGATTTTACACTTTCGTGAAGACTCAAAAGATACATCAAAATGGCCAGTTGTCATTCCACCAAACGATCAATATATTCTGGCATTTGACGACGGGAAGATTGTAGCTGGTGCGACACATGAAGATGACAAAGGATTTGATGTCCGTCCTACAGTGTCAGGTATACATGAAGTTTTAGACAAAGCGTTAGAAATCGCACCAGGACTATCTGAAGCAGCAGTTGAAGAAATACGAATCGGATTGCGGCCATTTACACCGGGTTTTTTACCGATATTCGGTCCGGTTCCCCAATATCCCAGGATTTTGTTTGCGAATGGACTAGGGGCTTCAGGGTTGACGGTTGGACCGTTTATAGGAAGACAACTAGCTCATATAATTGTTGGACTGCCAACAGATATAGATATAGCAAACTATAAAGTAGATGAATCATTTAGTAAAAGCGTCGAATAA